From a single Aspergillus puulaauensis MK2 DNA, chromosome 2, nearly complete sequence genomic region:
- a CDS encoding E1 ubiquitin-activating protein AOS1 (COG:O;~EggNog:ENOG410PGH4;~InterPro:IPR000594,IPR035985,IPR000011;~PFAM:PF00899;~go_function: GO:0008641 - ubiquitin-like modifier activating enzyme activity [Evidence IEA];~go_process: GO:0006464 - cellular protein modification process [Evidence IEA]), with amino-acid sequence MESQDQSISADEIALYDRQIRLWGVKAQEKLRSANILLITFKALANEVAKNLVLAGIGSLTIIDDAIATEEDLGAQFFLTQDCVGQNRAQAAVPAIRSMNPRVQVFADASSVSTKPPDFFSQFDVTIATELDFSMCNTINAACRIAGRSFYAAGLHGFYGFVFSDLIQHDFVIERAKSNVPSATQETPTRSILNITTKKENDKIIEMVTKREMYSPLLLANTSPLPDEFTRLPRRKKQVTPFLSCLRALWEFQKLSQGTLPSSSRQDLELFTKLARDAHQELKLDISTLDSAFLRTFLQNLGSELSPVAAFLGGSLAQDVINVLSAREQPLQNLLLFDGEKSVAPTYPLHPFFPMDMGNTMPAVPPVANPTPLNGQPGMGQM; translated from the exons ATGGAGTCGCAAGACCAGTCAATCAGCGCCG ATGAGATTGCGTTGTACGATCGCCAGATCCGTCTTTGGGGTGTGAAGGCCCAAGAAAA ATTGCGGTCCGcaaacatcctcctcataACCTTCAAGGCGCTCGCAAATGAAGTCGCTAAGAACCTGGTGTTGGCCGGCATCGGTAGCCTCACCATAATCGACGATGCAATCGCAACAGAGGAAGATCTTGGAGCGCAGTTCTTCCTAACACAGGACTGTGTCGGCCAGAAT CGAGCCCAAGCTGCCGTCCCGGCAATCCGCTCTATGAACCCAAGAGTCCAGGTTTTCGCAGATGCGAGCAGCGTCTCTACTAAGCCACCGGATTTCTTCAGTCAGTTCGATGTAACGATCGCTACCGAGCTGGATTTCTCAATGTGCAACACTATAAATGCGGCCTGTCGCATAGCTGGACGCTCATTCTACGCAGCTGGACTGCACGGGTTCTACGGATTTGTTTTCTCTGATCTTATTCAGCATGACTTTGTGATCGAACGGGCTAAATCGAATGTCCCATCAGCTACCCAGGAAACACCTACACGAAGTATACTAAACATCACGACTAAGAAGGAGAATGATAAAATCATCGAAATGGTCACGAAGAGGGAGATGTATTCTCCTTTGCTCCTAGCAAACACCTCTCCACTCCCGGATGAATTTACCCGCCTACCCCGCCGCAAAAAACAAGTAACACCATTCCTGAGCTGTCTCCGGGCTCTTTGGGAATTCCAAAAGCTTAGCCAGGGCACACTGCCGTCGTCTTCCCGCCAAGACCTGGAGTTATTCACAAAGCTAGCCCGTGATGCGCACCAGGAATTAAAGCTCGACATCAGCACTCTTGACTCTGCGTTTCTGCGGACTTTCCTTCAGAACCTTGGGAGCGAACTTAGTCCAGTGGCCGCTTTCTTAGGAGGTAGCTTGGCTCAAGACGTGATTAATGTCCTGAGTGCTCGTGAGCAGCCTCTCCAAAATCTCCTACTGTTCGATGGCGAGAAATCTGTTGCACCCACTTACCCGTTGCACCCATTCTTCCCGATGGATATGGGAAATACAATGCCTGCTGTACCTCCAGTTGCGAACCCGACGCCGTTGAATGGCCAACCAGGCATGGGGCAGATGTAA
- a CDS encoding Ytp1 family protein (COG:S;~EggNog:ENOG410PJ4V;~InterPro:IPR018827,IPR018825;~PFAM:PF10355,PF10348;~SECRETED:SignalP(1-22);~TransMembrane:11 (n9-17c22/23o46-67i74-91o103-125i137-160o180-203i215-232o244-264i276-293o305-325i341-360o375-396i)) yields MTGALDLRGLLGALLLVSPALAHGGHENVPEGSAVSEDPIDSTLWIHMILMGLSFGIIFPLGMVLGITRSRWHVPVQVVGTAIAIVAYFLGHAHKGRQFAKNVHASFANALMFFLAAQVMLGIYLKLHIERGIHGRIRRVFVILHGVLGKAMPVLSWVQMLFGGITTLGFCRDDHLGQCLAHFIMGSAFIAYGILLTILLLVGQYWLRRTGRSQEFFDSLVIAAWGCVNTFTEHRWGGPWVHNDLQHTTMGIVWWCAGLLGIWLSRKRNGRPKRNLIPAIVIGLTGYAMSGHPQHSMISTMIHKIFGYTLMAAGLTRIIEISFVLRDKGTLSVDGTDPNSFQYLTPFLLYASGFLFMGATEEQMQLLENAGVTHVAYVLILFSIAFILFLFVNVLLHIYAVHAWPESADPDNHSSTSTDQDEENLRPGPSGSGRYRQMNGHAHSASEAQRIQDAETFELQGLISDEEDESKIPPNDENRRRKSEDEEGAPLFHKDRE; encoded by the exons ATGACGGGTGCTCTTGATCTGCGCGGACTGCTTGGAGCCCTACTCCTTGTCTCCCCCGCCCTGGCTCACGGCGGTCATGAAAATGTCCCCGAAGGTTCCGCTGTCTCCGAAGACCCTATT GACTCCACATTATGGATTCATATGATTCTCATGGGGCTGTCATTTGGGATTATTTTCCCCTTAGGAATGGTGCTCGGG ATCACTCGATCACGATGGCACGTTCCTGTTCAAGTCGTCGGAACCGCTATTGCTATCGTCGCATACTTTCTCGGTCATGCGCATAAAGGCCGCCAGTTCGCGAAAAATGTCCACGCTTCGTTCGCGAATGCCCTGATGTTCTTCTTGGCCGCCCAGGTTATGTTAGGCATCTACCTTAAGCTACATATAGAGAGAGGGATTCATGGACGGATTCGTCGGGTTTTCGTCATTCTGCACGGTGTCCTCGGCAAGGCAATGCCGGTGCTGAGCTGGGTGCAGATGCTTTTTGGAGGTATTACTACGCTGGGATTCTGCCGCGACGACCATCTCGGACAGTGCCTGGCCCATTTCATCATGGGCAGCGCGTTCATCGCTTACGGTATCCTGCTCaccatcctccttctcgtcggTCAATACTGGTTGCGCCGTACCGGCCGGAGCCAGGAGTTCTTCGACTCTTTGGTCATTGCGGCGTGGGGTTGTGTCAACACTTTCACAGAGCATCGGTGGGGTGGGCCCTGGGTTCACAATGACCTACAGCACACTACAATGGGCATTGTCTGGTGGTGCGCTGGTTTGCTGGGTATCTGGTTAAGTCGCAAGCGCAACGGTCGACCCAAGAGGAACCTTATCCCGGCTATTGTCATTGGACTGACAGGTTATGCCATGTCCGGCCACCCGCAACACTCAATGATCAGTACTATGATCCACAAAATCTTCGGATACACGTTGATGGCGGCCGGTCTCACTAGGATTATTGAGATATCCTTCGTGCTGAGGGACAAGGGTACTCTAAGTGTGGATGGCACCGACCCCAACAGCTTCCAGTACTTGACGCCTTTC CTATTATACGCCTCTGGGTTCCTTTTCATGGGCGCCACCGAAGAGCAAATGCAACTCCTGGAAAACGCGGGGGTCACCCATGTCGCTTACGTGCTTATTCTTTTCAGCATCGCATTCATCCTCTTTTTAT TTGTAAATGTCCTCCTCCATATTTACGCCGTCCACGCATGGCCCGAGTCCGCAGACCCGGACAACCACTCCAGTACAAGCACCGACCAAGACGAGGAGAACCTCCGCCCTGGCCCATCTGGGAGCGGCCGCTACCGCCAGATGAACGGGCACGCGCACTCTGCCTCCGAGGCCCAGCGCATCCAGGATGCAGAGACCTTCGAGCTCCAGGGTCTCATCtctgatgaggaagacgagtCCAAGATACCACCCAACGACGAGAACCGTCGCCGGAAatccgaggatgaggagggtgcACCGCTTTTCCATAAGGATCGGGAGTAG
- a CDS encoding SWI5/SAE3 family protein (COG:L;~EggNog:ENOG410PTNP;~InterPro:IPR010760;~PFAM:PF07061): protein MSSTPEKSQVFPISPTQGSQRDKKLTSLRASITELETQARQIEDQVAEVHAKLKNDPSDTVKRHIRLLHEYNEIKDIGQGLMGLIADTRGVRQVDVQKEFGVGVKD, encoded by the exons ATGTCCTCGACCCCAGAGAAATCCCAAGTATTCCCTATATCACCCACCCAGGGATCTCAAAGAGACAAAAAGCTC ACAAGCCTCCGCGCATCCATAACAGAACTGGAGACTCAAGCAAGACAAATCGAAGACCAAGTCGCCGAGGTCCATGCCAAGTTGAA GAATGACCCGTCTGACACAGTAAAGCGGCATATTCGATTGCTGCACGAGTATAACGAGATCAAAGACATTGGGCAGGGGCTGATGGGACTTATTGCTGATACCCGAGGCGTGAGACAGGTTGATGTGCAGAAGGAATTCGGGGTTGGTGTGAAAGATTGA